Proteins encoded by one window of Pan troglodytes isolate AG18354 chromosome 16, NHGRI_mPanTro3-v2.0_pri, whole genome shotgun sequence:
- the PGBD4 gene encoding piggyBac transposable element-derived protein 4, protein MSNPRKRSIPMRDSNTGLEQLLAEDSFDESDFSEIDDSDNFSDSALEDDKIRPLSHLESDGKSSTSSDSGRSMKWSARAMIPRQRYDFTGTPGRKVDVSDITDPLQYFELFFTEELVSKITRETNAQAALLASKPPGPKGFSRMDKWKDTDNDELKVFFAVMLLQGIVQKPELEMFWSTRPLLDTPYLRQIMTGERFLLLFRCLHFVNNSSISAGQSKAQISLQKIKPVFDFLVNKFSTVYTPNRNIAVDESLMLFKGPLAMKQYLPTKRVRFGLKLYVLCESQSGYVWNALVHTGPGMNLKDSADGLKSSRIVLTLVNDLLGQGYCVFLDNFNISPMLFRELHQNRTDAVGTAHLNRKQIPNDLKKRIAKGTTVARFCGELMALKWCDGKEVTMLSTFHNDTVIEVNNRNGKKTKRPRVIVDYNENMGAVDSADQMLTSYPSERKRHKVWYKKFFHHLLHITVLNSYILFKKDNPEHTMSHINFRLALIERMLEKHHKPGQQHLRGRPCSDDVTPLRLSGRHFPKSIPATSGKQNPTGRCKICCSQYDKDGKKIRKETRYFCAQCDVPLCVVPCFEIYHTKKNY, encoded by the coding sequence atgtcaaatcctagaaaacgtAGCATTCCTATGCGTGATAGTAATACCGGTCTCGAACAGTTGTTGGCtgaagattcatttgatgaatctgaTTTTTCGGAAATAGATGATTCTGATAATTTTTCGGATAGTGCTTTAGAAGACGATAAGATCAGGCCTCTGTCCCATTTAGAATCTGATGGAAAGAGCTCTACATCAAGTGACTCAGGGCGCTCCATGAAATGGTCAGCTCGTGCTATGATTCCACGTCAAAGGTATGACTTTACCGGCACACCTGGCAGAAAAGTCGATGTCAGTGATATCACTGACCCATTGCAGTATTTTGAACTGTTCTTTACTGAGGAATTAGTTTCAAAAATTACTAGAGAAACAAATGCCCAAGCTGCCTTGTTGGCTTCAAAGCCACCGGGTCCGAAAGGATTTTCGCGAATGGATAAATGGAAAGACACTGACAATGACGAGCTCAAAGTCTTTTTTGCAGTAATGTTACTGCAAGGTATTGTGCAGAAACCTGAGCTGGAGATGTTTTGGTCAACAAGGCCTCTTTTGGATACACCTTATCTCAGGCAAATTATGACTGGTGAaagatttttacttttgtttcggTGCCTGCATTTTGTCAACAATTCTTCTATATCTGCTGGTCAATCAAAGGCCCAGATTTCATTGCAGAAGATCAAACCTGTGTTCGACTTTCTTGTAAATAAATTCTCAACTGTATATACTCCAAACAGAAACATTGCAGTTGATGAATCACTGATGCTGTTCAAGGGGCCATTAGCTATGAAGCAGTACCTCCCGACAAAACGAGTACGATTTGGTCTGAAGCTATATGTACTTTGTGAAAGTCAGTCTGGTTATGTGTGGAATGCGCTTGTTCACACAGGGCCTGGCATGAATTTGAAAGATTCAGCCGATGGCCTGAAATCATCACGCATTGTTCTTACCTTGGTCAATGACCTTCTTGGCCAAGGGTATTGTGTCTTCCTCGATAACTTTAATATATCTCCCATGCTTTTCAGAGAATTACATCAAAATAGGACTGATGCAGTTGGGACAGCTCATTTGAACAGAAAACAGATTCCAAATGATCTGAAAAAAAGGATTGCAAAGGGGACGACTGTAGCCAGATTCTGTGGTGAACTTATGGCACTGAAATGGTGTGACGGCAAGGAGGTGACAATGTTGTCAACATTCCACAATGATACTGTGATTGAAGTAAAcaatagaaatggaaagaaaactaaaaggcCACGTGTCATTGTGGATTATAACGAGAATATGGGAGCAGTGGACTCGGCTGATCAAATGCTTACTTCTTATCCATCTGAGCGCAAAAGACACAAGGTTTGGTATAAGAAATTCTTTCACCATCTTCTACACATTACAGTGCTGAACTCCTACATCCTGTTCAAGAAGGATAATCCTGAGCACACGATGAGCCATATAAACTTCAGACTGGCATTGATTGAAAGAATGCTGGAAAAGCATCACAAGCCAGGGCAGCAACATCTTCGAGGTCGTCCGTGCTCCGATGATGTCACACCTCTTCGTCTGTCTGGAAGACATTTCCCCAAGAGCATACCAGCAACGTCCGGGAAACAGAATCCAACTGGTCGCTGCAAAATTTGCTGCTCCCAATACGACAAGGATGGCAAGAAGATCCGGAAAGAAACGCGCTATTTTTGTGCCCAATGTGATGTTCCGCTTTGTGTTGTTCCATGCTTTGAAATTTACCACacgaaaaaaaattattaa